The Streptomyces sp. NBC_00344 genome includes a window with the following:
- a CDS encoding histidine phosphatase family protein codes for MTVRVMLVSPARNAALREVRFDDEGPLDEAGARRAGEAAGALPGADRYLSAPAVRCRQTATALGLPAAPEPALSGWDLGHWRGRTLQELSEEEPEAVAAWLSDPLAAPHGGESLDGLRERIGGWLEGLEAAGGRLLVVADPAVVRIAVVHALALGTEAFWRLDVAPLTLTELSGRAGRWNLRCGRPLET; via the coding sequence ATGACAGTACGAGTGATGTTGGTCTCACCGGCCCGGAACGCCGCACTGCGTGAGGTCAGATTCGATGACGAGGGACCGCTGGACGAGGCGGGTGCCCGCAGGGCCGGGGAGGCTGCCGGTGCGCTCCCGGGGGCCGACCGGTATCTCAGTGCCCCGGCCGTGCGCTGTCGGCAGACCGCCACTGCGCTGGGACTGCCGGCGGCGCCGGAACCCGCGCTGAGCGGCTGGGACTTGGGCCACTGGCGGGGCAGGACCCTGCAGGAGCTGAGCGAGGAGGAGCCGGAAGCGGTGGCCGCGTGGCTGTCGGACCCGTTGGCGGCGCCGCACGGCGGTGAGTCGCTGGACGGGCTGCGGGAGCGGATCGGCGGCTGGCTGGAAGGTCTGGAGGCGGCAGGCGGGCGCTTGCTCGTCGTCGCCGACCCCGCGGTGGTGCGGATCGCCGTGGTGCATGCCCTCGCACTCGGCACCGAGGCGTTCTGGCGGCTGGATGTCGCCCCGCTCACCCTGACCGAGCTCAGCGGCCGGGCCGGGCGGTGGAACCTGCGATGCGGACGCCCGCTGGAGACCTGA
- a CDS encoding DUF2127 domain-containing protein, giving the protein MKIDWDRRTCARRGHVTYAPQEPELRERLRAATGLGEAWRCLRCGDFALGDPHGSGPADQAPLVPRGKVLRDIFILRFLAVERALRGVFIVLVAVAVWKFSNSQDSVRRLFDENLDVLRPVFRHFHYDLDHSPVVGTIQKTFGYKHSTLVLVAVLLVVYALIEIVEGVGLWRAKRWAEYLTVVATAVFLPLEVYELTEKVSWLKIATLTINILAVLYILLGKRLFGLRGGHAAFEAERQSASLLEVETTAGVNAVTP; this is encoded by the coding sequence ATGAAGATCGACTGGGACCGGCGGACGTGCGCACGGCGGGGGCACGTCACGTATGCCCCGCAGGAACCGGAGTTGCGGGAGAGACTGCGCGCCGCGACGGGTCTCGGCGAGGCCTGGCGCTGTCTGCGGTGCGGAGATTTCGCGCTCGGTGACCCGCATGGTTCCGGGCCGGCGGACCAGGCCCCGCTGGTGCCGCGGGGCAAGGTGCTGCGCGACATATTCATTCTGCGCTTCCTCGCCGTGGAGCGGGCGCTGCGCGGGGTGTTCATCGTGCTGGTCGCGGTCGCCGTGTGGAAGTTCAGCAACAGCCAGGACTCGGTGCGCAGGCTGTTCGACGAAAACCTCGACGTCTTGCGCCCGGTGTTCCGCCACTTCCACTACGACCTGGACCACTCCCCCGTCGTCGGGACGATCCAGAAGACCTTCGGGTACAAGCACTCCACGCTGGTGCTGGTGGCGGTGCTGCTGGTGGTCTACGCGCTCATCGAGATCGTCGAGGGTGTGGGGCTGTGGCGCGCGAAGCGCTGGGCCGAGTACCTGACCGTGGTGGCGACCGCCGTCTTCCTGCCGCTCGAGGTCTATGAGCTGACCGAGAAGGTCAGCTGGCTGAAGATCGCCACCCTCACGATCAACATTCTCGCGGTGCTGTACATCTTGCTCGGCAAGCGGCTCTTCGGACTGCGCGGCGGCCATGCGGCCTTCGAGGCCGAACGGCAGAGCGCTTCGCTGCTCGAGGTGGAGACCACGGCGGGGGTGAACGCCGTCACGCCGTGA
- a CDS encoding histidine phosphatase family protein, whose translation MGELILVRHGETSWSRTMKHTSWTDLPLTGFGEDQARAVAPLLARRRIALTLTSGLSRALRTAELAGLSPAFLDPDLHEWDYGAYEGITTAEIHRDRPDWDLWTDGVAPGPAEHPGESPQQVGERADRALKTIDTALRDADLDGRGGDVVVVGHAHFLRVLTARRLGLPASAGALFRLDTASVSRIGTEHDRPVIAAWNETPAVTA comes from the coding sequence ATGGGTGAGCTGATTCTCGTACGCCACGGAGAGACCAGCTGGAGCCGCACGATGAAACACACCAGCTGGACGGATCTCCCGCTGACCGGGTTCGGTGAGGACCAGGCCCGCGCGGTCGCTCCTCTGCTTGCCCGGCGGCGTATCGCGCTCACTCTCACCAGCGGCCTCTCCCGAGCCCTGCGTACCGCCGAGCTGGCCGGGCTCAGCCCGGCGTTCCTCGACCCGGACCTGCACGAGTGGGACTACGGCGCGTACGAGGGCATCACCACTGCGGAGATCCACCGGGACCGTCCGGACTGGGACCTGTGGACCGACGGTGTCGCCCCCGGTCCGGCGGAGCACCCCGGTGAGAGCCCCCAGCAGGTCGGTGAACGTGCCGACCGGGCGCTGAAGACCATCGACACGGCCCTGCGCGACGCCGACCTCGACGGCCGGGGCGGCGATGTCGTCGTGGTCGGTCACGCACACTTCCTGCGGGTCCTGACCGCGCGGCGGCTCGGTCTGCCGGCCTCCGCCGGAGCGCTCTTCCGCCTGGACACCGCATCGGTGAGCCGGATCGGAACCGAGCACGACCGCCCGGTCATCGCCGCGTGGAACGAGACCCCCGCTGTCACGGCGTGA
- a CDS encoding CbtB domain-containing protein, translating into MANSVAPSASTSATPAITPISLKAIAPWAAFFGILMLVLLYFVGAEQGATSLISGTDVHEWVHDGRHLLGFPCH; encoded by the coding sequence ATGGCAAACTCCGTTGCTCCTAGCGCGAGCACCTCTGCCACTCCGGCCATCACCCCCATCTCCCTCAAGGCCATTGCCCCCTGGGCGGCCTTCTTCGGGATCCTCATGCTCGTTCTGCTGTACTTCGTCGGGGCCGAGCAGGGTGCCACCTCGCTCATCTCCGGTACGGATGTACACGAATGGGTGCACGACGGCCGCCATCTGCTCGGTTTCCCCTGCCACTGA
- a CDS encoding CbtA family protein — MNSISVRALLVRGMLAGLVAGLLALVTAYLLGEPRVDSAIAFEDAHSHEHEMEVVSRSLQSTAGLATGVLIFGVAVGGIAALAFCFALGRIGGFGPRATAALISAGALVAVYAVPFLKYPANPPSVGDPGTIGKRTTLYFLMIVLSVLLSVAAVILGRRLAPRLGNWNATVVASAAFLVAVGLAYAFLPAINEVPKNFPATLLWQFRLSALAIQLVLWMSFGLVFGHLAERLLVPDAAAERGRDGTAARSTAPVN; from the coding sequence ATGAACTCCATCTCTGTACGGGCGCTGCTCGTACGCGGCATGCTGGCCGGCCTCGTGGCCGGTCTGCTGGCCCTGGTGACCGCCTATCTGCTCGGTGAGCCACGGGTGGACTCCGCCATCGCCTTCGAGGACGCCCACAGCCATGAGCACGAAATGGAAGTGGTGAGCCGCTCGCTGCAGTCCACAGCCGGGCTGGCGACCGGCGTCCTGATCTTCGGTGTGGCGGTGGGCGGTATCGCCGCTCTGGCGTTCTGTTTCGCACTCGGCCGGATCGGTGGATTCGGTCCGAGGGCGACAGCCGCGCTCATCTCGGCGGGCGCACTGGTGGCCGTCTATGCCGTGCCCTTCCTGAAGTACCCGGCCAATCCGCCGTCCGTCGGCGACCCCGGCACCATCGGCAAGCGCACCACTCTGTACTTCCTGATGATCGTGCTCAGCGTGCTGCTGTCCGTCGCCGCGGTGATCCTCGGCAGACGGCTCGCACCGCGTCTGGGCAACTGGAACGCAACGGTCGTCGCCTCAGCCGCCTTCCTGGTGGCCGTCGGTCTCGCGTACGCGTTCCTGCCCGCGATCAACGAGGTGCCGAAGAACTTCCCCGCCACGCTGCTCTGGCAGTTCCGCCTGTCGGCACTCGCCATTCAGCTGGTCCTGTGGATGTCCTTCGGGCTGGTCTTCGGGCATCTCGCGGAGCGGCTGCTCGTACCGGACG